Proteins encoded in a region of the Sphingopyxis sp. OAS728 genome:
- a CDS encoding cytochrome c3 family protein, translated as MSFILRRISTTKTGKQIIRDAALPGDTITLGREGSNTIHVADLAVNPHHATISSADGRTVRVAASEGLGFDLNGRTETVADIDSGAGGELRFGGHRLTIAREDENIILLVERIDELSQSSKDVDEAKAFSLQGVMLGKRMGAWVFAAVMLLAFLIGPIWAWYSYKNVNERPDGYHADSAWLSGPLSSAHASLKNDCQSCHVEPFVAVTDKACVNCHTGEHKAMSMAHANAPTAMLLAARHPPGVGERILDGFAKTFNKPQGRCVECHTEHEGSGPMPATPQKFCADCHDGMSVRLKTAGHPTTLADAADFGTSHPEFRPLVRPGPGGKLVRTTLAKGLVDYNGLKFPHDMHLQATGGVARMAASFRGRYDFGKKLECQNCHRLEADGVRVKPVEMERDCAMCHSLAFETVGGVTRTLRHGEPDQVVADLTAYYRSAPPARPLQLGGMQRRRPGAYAEGQVYNIYFNEVATRPSRAQDAVRAVFSKGGACYDCHTIFAPQAGSGWRVAAVDQTPRYLQKGWFDHDAHRETECADCHTAAPASKASTDLLVPGLRQCRDCHVGEGGARVVKVETATESPCAMCHEYHSDGGKPWMPPRQRKKNTAAITNKRLGGSQGVSMITGTGGRGLYEVTWRTPSLRAAGQGG; from the coding sequence ATGAGCTTCATCCTGCGTCGCATCTCGACGACCAAAACGGGCAAGCAGATCATCCGCGATGCGGCGCTGCCGGGCGACACGATCACGCTGGGCCGCGAGGGCAGCAACACCATCCACGTCGCCGATTTGGCGGTGAACCCGCATCATGCGACGATCAGCAGCGCCGACGGGCGTACCGTGCGTGTCGCAGCGAGCGAGGGGCTGGGTTTCGATCTTAACGGGCGGACCGAAACCGTTGCCGATATCGACAGCGGCGCGGGCGGCGAACTGCGTTTCGGCGGGCACCGCCTGACGATCGCGCGCGAGGACGAGAATATCATCCTCCTCGTCGAGCGCATCGACGAATTGTCGCAATCGTCGAAGGATGTCGACGAGGCCAAGGCCTTTTCGCTGCAGGGCGTGATGCTCGGCAAGCGCATGGGGGCATGGGTGTTCGCGGCGGTAATGCTGCTTGCTTTCCTGATCGGGCCGATCTGGGCGTGGTACAGCTACAAGAATGTCAACGAGCGCCCCGACGGTTATCATGCCGACAGCGCCTGGCTTTCGGGGCCGCTGTCGAGCGCGCACGCGAGCCTGAAGAATGATTGCCAGTCGTGCCACGTCGAGCCTTTCGTGGCGGTGACCGACAAGGCGTGCGTCAATTGCCACACCGGCGAGCATAAGGCGATGAGCATGGCGCACGCCAATGCGCCGACCGCGATGCTGCTCGCTGCGCGCCATCCGCCCGGGGTCGGCGAACGCATCCTCGACGGCTTTGCCAAGACCTTCAACAAGCCGCAGGGGCGCTGTGTCGAGTGCCATACCGAGCATGAAGGGTCGGGGCCGATGCCGGCGACGCCGCAGAAATTCTGCGCCGATTGTCATGACGGCATGTCGGTGCGGCTGAAGACCGCGGGCCATCCGACGACGCTCGCCGATGCCGCCGATTTCGGAACGAGCCATCCCGAATTCCGCCCGCTCGTGCGGCCGGGACCGGGCGGCAAGCTGGTGCGCACGACACTGGCCAAGGGTTTGGTCGACTATAATGGCCTCAAATTCCCGCACGACATGCATTTGCAGGCGACGGGCGGGGTCGCACGCATGGCTGCGAGTTTCCGCGGCCGCTATGATTTCGGGAAGAAGCTCGAATGCCAGAATTGCCACCGCCTCGAGGCCGACGGGGTGCGCGTGAAGCCGGTCGAGATGGAGCGTGACTGCGCCATGTGCCACAGCCTCGCGTTCGAGACGGTCGGCGGTGTGACGCGGACCTTGCGCCATGGCGAGCCCGATCAGGTCGTTGCCGACCTCACCGCTTATTATCGTTCGGCGCCGCCCGCGCGGCCCTTGCAACTCGGCGGGATGCAGCGGCGGCGCCCGGGCGCTTATGCCGAGGGGCAGGTCTACAACATCTATTTCAACGAGGTGGCGACGCGCCCGAGCCGCGCGCAGGATGCCGTCCGCGCGGTCTTCTCAAAGGGCGGCGCCTGCTACGACTGCCACACGATCTTTGCGCCGCAAGCGGGCAGCGGCTGGCGGGTGGCAGCGGTCGACCAGACGCCGCGCTATCTGCAAAAGGGCTGGTTCGATCATGATGCGCACCGCGAGACCGAGTGCGCCGACTGCCACACCGCCGCGCCGGCGTCGAAGGCGTCGACGGACCTGCTCGTGCCGGGGCTTCGCCAGTGTCGCGACTGCCATGTCGGCGAGGGCGGCGCGCGCGTCGTGAAGGTCGAAACCGCGACCGAATCGCCCTGCGCGATGTGCCACGAATATCATTCGGACGGCGGAAAACCGTGGATGCCGCCGCGCCAGCGCAAGAAAAACACCGCCGCAATCACAAATAAACGTCTTGGTGGTAGCCAGGGTGTGAGCATGATCACAGGAACCGGGGGGCGGGGCCTTTACGAAGTGACATGGCGCACACCTTCCTTGCGCGCGGCAGGGCAGGGCGGATAG
- a CDS encoding metallophosphoesterase, whose amino-acid sequence MLIAQITDIHIGFDPDNPAEYNRKRLDEVLDVLIEGPNRPDLLLATGDLTDRGDDDSYRRLATAFSRCPFPVWPSVGNHDLRDSFHARFPGFDDGNGFVQYTVELPDLRLVTVDTLEEGRHGGAFCEQRAAWLDAELAKDRAKPTYIVMHHPPVESGIEWMNTDPDEPWVGAFTDVVQRHPQVRGLICGHLHRSVTVAWEGRTVAICSSTAPQVSLDLRPIDENKPDDRPMIVAEDPAYALHRWNGRELVSFYDHAGAHTMLAKYDERLQPLVRELKAERPR is encoded by the coding sequence ATGCTGATCGCGCAGATCACAGATATCCATATCGGGTTCGATCCGGACAATCCGGCCGAATATAACCGCAAGCGCCTCGACGAGGTGCTCGACGTGCTGATCGAGGGGCCGAACCGGCCCGACCTGTTGCTCGCCACCGGCGACCTCACCGATCGCGGTGACGACGACAGCTATCGCCGCCTCGCCACCGCCTTTTCGCGTTGCCCGTTTCCGGTTTGGCCGAGCGTCGGCAATCACGACCTGCGCGACAGTTTCCATGCGCGCTTTCCGGGGTTCGACGACGGCAATGGCTTCGTCCAATATACGGTCGAGCTGCCCGACCTGCGGCTGGTGACCGTCGATACGCTGGAGGAGGGGCGTCATGGCGGCGCTTTTTGTGAGCAACGCGCGGCGTGGCTCGATGCCGAACTGGCGAAGGACCGGGCCAAGCCGACCTATATCGTCATGCACCACCCGCCGGTCGAAAGCGGGATCGAGTGGATGAATACCGATCCCGACGAGCCGTGGGTCGGGGCGTTCACCGATGTTGTCCAGCGACACCCGCAAGTGCGCGGATTGATCTGCGGACACCTCCACCGCAGCGTTACCGTCGCATGGGAAGGCCGCACGGTCGCGATCTGCTCGTCGACCGCGCCGCAGGTCTCGCTCGACCTCCGGCCCATCGACGAGAACAAGCCCGACGACCGCCCGATGATCGTCGCCGAAGATCCCGCCTATGCGCTCCACCGCTGGAACGGGCGCGAGCTCGTCAGCTTTTACGACCATGCCGGCGCACACACGATGCTGGCCAAATATGACGAACGGTTGCAGCCGCTTGTGCGCGAGTTGAAGGCCGAGCGGCCGCGCTAA
- a CDS encoding cysteine hydrolase family protein, whose protein sequence is MPRQALLVVDVQPSFDVPAHIVDAIKALARQIPSVATVERHDETVTPFDRQLGWKPGANDESLIAADRIFIKHGYLPPVAMIEHLKSLDIDRVLVCGIQSETCCLAAGFMLFDAGLQPTLLEWLSVGSSLDPSGALGARLWRHHFGPVLASAAELDLD, encoded by the coding sequence ATGCCGCGACAGGCGCTGCTGGTCGTCGATGTCCAGCCGAGTTTCGACGTACCCGCGCATATCGTCGACGCGATAAAGGCGCTCGCCCGGCAGATTCCCAGCGTCGCGACGGTCGAACGGCACGACGAGACGGTCACGCCGTTCGATCGCCAATTGGGATGGAAGCCGGGCGCCAATGACGAAAGCCTGATCGCCGCCGACCGCATCTTCATCAAGCATGGCTATCTGCCGCCCGTGGCGATGATCGAGCATCTGAAATCGCTCGACATCGACCGTGTGCTCGTATGCGGTATTCAGTCCGAGACCTGCTGCCTCGCTGCGGGATTCATGCTGTTCGATGCGGGCTTGCAGCCGACGCTCCTCGAATGGTTGAGCGTCGGGTCATCGCTCGACCCGTCCGGCGCGCTCGGCGCGAGGCTTTGGCGTCACCATTTCGGACCGGTCCTGGCAAGCGCCGCCGAACTCGATCTGGATTAG
- a CDS encoding D-2-hydroxyacid dehydrogenase produces the protein MTKTVTVLSGLIRPLLENGLPDWIEPRFFASKEEALELAPHAEIGWFDMYDKRDMAAIIAAATNLKWLNSIYAGVDGMPLDLLHQRGTIVTNGAGINAITIAEYVVMGMLTVAKGYRDVVRAQERREWLMDSPGKVELFGSKALLLGYGAIGKLIEERLKAFAVDVTVVRRSPGPNTLTPDQWRARLADFDWVILAVPATPETDGMIGAAEFAAMKPSATLINIARGSVVDQDALVTALNEQQIASAFLDVTTPEPLPSDDPLWSLDNAHITMHLSGRAQDKMFIRSAQRFLENLGRWKNGEAVEPRVDLTLGY, from the coding sequence ATGACCAAGACCGTCACCGTCCTTTCGGGCCTCATCCGCCCGCTCCTCGAAAACGGCCTGCCCGACTGGATCGAGCCGCGTTTCTTCGCGTCGAAGGAGGAGGCGCTCGAACTCGCGCCGCACGCCGAGATCGGCTGGTTCGACATGTACGACAAGCGCGACATGGCGGCGATCATCGCCGCCGCGACGAACCTCAAATGGCTGAACTCGATCTATGCCGGCGTCGACGGCATGCCGCTCGACCTGCTCCACCAGCGCGGAACAATCGTCACCAACGGCGCCGGCATCAACGCGATCACCATCGCCGAATATGTCGTGATGGGGATGCTGACGGTCGCGAAGGGCTACCGCGACGTCGTCCGCGCGCAGGAGCGCCGCGAATGGCTGATGGACTCCCCCGGCAAGGTCGAACTCTTCGGGTCGAAGGCGCTGCTGCTCGGCTATGGCGCGATCGGCAAGCTGATCGAGGAACGGCTGAAGGCGTTTGCGGTCGACGTCACCGTCGTCCGCCGCTCGCCCGGTCCGAATACGCTGACCCCCGACCAGTGGCGCGCCCGGCTGGCCGATTTCGACTGGGTCATCCTCGCGGTCCCCGCGACCCCCGAAACCGACGGCATGATCGGCGCCGCCGAGTTCGCTGCGATGAAGCCGAGCGCGACGCTCATCAACATCGCACGCGGCAGCGTCGTCGATCAGGACGCGCTCGTCACGGCGCTGAACGAACAGCAGATCGCGTCGGCCTTCCTCGACGTCACGACCCCCGAACCGCTACCCTCGGACGATCCGCTCTGGAGCCTCGACAACGCGCATATCACGATGCACCTGTCGGGCCGCGCGCAGGACAAGATGTTCATCCGCTCGGCGCAGCGTTTCCTCGAAAATCTGGGTCGTTGGAAAAATGGCGAAGCCGTCGAACCGCGGGTCGACCTGACGCTCGGTTACTAA
- a CDS encoding phosphopantetheine adenylyltransferase has protein sequence MSQLICWLLVGLVHLIPALALFRPALITRLYGVTPDSPLFLLMHHRAALFFAVLVACVWAAFDPGGRKIATLLAAISMLSFLFLYQSYGRPAQLSTIALVDLIGLIPLAWAGWHAFQQ, from the coding sequence ATGTCGCAACTGATCTGCTGGCTGCTTGTCGGTCTTGTCCACCTGATCCCGGCGCTGGCCTTGTTCCGGCCGGCGCTGATCACGCGGCTCTATGGCGTCACGCCCGACAGCCCGCTCTTCCTGTTGATGCACCACCGCGCCGCGCTGTTCTTCGCGGTGCTCGTCGCGTGCGTGTGGGCGGCCTTCGATCCCGGCGGGCGCAAGATCGCGACCTTGCTCGCCGCAATCTCGATGCTCAGCTTCCTCTTTCTCTATCAGTCATACGGTCGCCCCGCGCAGCTCTCCACCATCGCCCTCGTCGACCTGATCGGCCTGATCCCGCTCGCCTGGGCCGGCTGGCACGCATTTCAGCAGTAG
- the cysS gene encoding cysteine--tRNA ligase yields the protein MTDASATPLKLFNSLTRSLETFEPVHPGEARVYSCGPTVYNYPHIGNMRAYVFADTLGRTLSYKGYKLTHVINITDVGHLTDDADAGEDKLEKAAAERAQSIWDIARHYTEAYWADVKALNIRQPAHWSIATDYVPQMIEFAKTIADRHCYELESGLYFDTTTVADYGRLARHGTDEGESRIDPVDGKRHPADFAIWRKTPAGETRQMEWDSPWGRGAPGWHLECSVMSEALLGFPFDIHTGGIDHREIHHPNEIAQNQAHSCSDASGARIWMHNNFLVERSGKMSKSSGEFLRVQLLIDKGYHPLAYRLMCLQAHYRSELEFSWDGLGAALTRLKRLVMAAASVREAEASEPADRRLTDLLAKFDAAVSEDLNTAVALTLLEEAAAMKKIDAGQKRGALTAMDAVLGLDLLTIKRADLRVRPKSAMISEAEIEATLTRRKEARAAKDFAASDALRDELIAAGVEVMDGDPLGWDWRLEAN from the coding sequence ATGACCGACGCCTCAGCCACCCCGCTCAAGCTGTTCAACAGCCTGACGCGCAGTCTCGAAACGTTCGAGCCCGTCCACCCCGGCGAGGCGCGCGTCTATAGCTGCGGGCCGACGGTCTATAATTATCCGCACATCGGCAACATGCGTGCCTATGTCTTCGCCGACACGCTGGGCCGCACGCTGTCGTACAAGGGCTATAAGCTCACGCATGTCATCAACATCACCGACGTCGGCCATCTGACCGACGACGCCGATGCGGGTGAGGACAAGCTGGAAAAGGCCGCGGCCGAACGCGCCCAATCGATCTGGGATATCGCGCGCCACTATACCGAGGCCTATTGGGCCGATGTAAAGGCGCTCAACATCCGCCAGCCCGCGCACTGGTCGATCGCCACCGATTACGTCCCGCAGATGATCGAGTTCGCGAAGACAATCGCCGACAGGCATTGCTACGAACTCGAAAGCGGCCTCTATTTCGACACGACTACGGTTGCCGACTACGGCCGCCTCGCTCGGCACGGTACCGACGAGGGCGAAAGTCGCATCGACCCCGTCGACGGCAAGCGCCACCCCGCCGACTTCGCAATCTGGCGCAAGACGCCGGCGGGCGAGACGCGGCAGATGGAATGGGATTCGCCATGGGGCCGCGGCGCGCCCGGCTGGCACCTTGAATGCTCGGTTATGTCCGAAGCCCTGCTCGGTTTCCCCTTCGACATCCACACCGGCGGCATCGACCATCGCGAGATCCACCACCCGAACGAGATCGCGCAGAACCAGGCGCATAGCTGCAGCGACGCCAGCGGTGCGCGCATCTGGATGCACAATAATTTCCTCGTCGAACGCTCGGGCAAGATGTCGAAGTCGAGCGGCGAATTCCTTCGCGTGCAGCTGTTGATCGACAAGGGTTACCACCCGCTCGCCTATCGGCTGATGTGCCTGCAGGCGCATTATCGCAGCGAGCTGGAGTTCAGCTGGGACGGTCTGGGCGCAGCACTGACGCGATTGAAGCGGCTGGTGATGGCTGCCGCCTCGGTGCGCGAAGCCGAAGCGTCGGAGCCTGCCGATCGCCGCCTGACCGATCTGCTGGCGAAGTTCGATGCCGCTGTTTCGGAAGATCTCAACACCGCCGTCGCACTGACGCTGCTCGAAGAAGCAGCGGCAATGAAAAAGATCGATGCTGGCCAGAAGCGCGGCGCACTCACTGCAATGGATGCGGTGCTCGGCCTCGATCTGCTGACGATCAAACGCGCCGACCTGCGCGTCCGGCCCAAGTCAGCCATGATTTCGGAGGCAGAAATCGAAGCCACCCTCACCCGCCGCAAGGAAGCCCGCGCCGCCAAGGATTTCGCTGCGTCCGACGCACTCCGCGACGAACTCATCGCTGCGGGCGTCGAGGTGATGGACGGCGACCCGCTCGGCTGGGACTGGCGGCTCGAGGCCAACTAG
- a CDS encoding ShlB/FhaC/HecB family hemolysin secretion/activation protein — protein sequence MSVSGDFAIAIARPRGAAIRSMLAGSAGLIAAALPAAAWAQATPQIPTREEIQRPTTAPAVRPNEQVVAVDDGIERAPCPLANPEFANVRFTLSRVEFSSVEGIDAATLAPSWSDRVGQELPISAVCDIRDRAATMLRSQGYLAAVRVPPQTIGDGVVRLDILTARMSRIEVRGDAGANEKLLQRYLSRLDDQPVFNIVDAERYLLLARDIPGMDARLTLRPGTVAGEVVGEVTVTRMPFTFDFNAQNFGSRDVGRWGGIARARYAGLTGMGDLTTVSFYSTPDFDEQKVVQVGHEFRVGGEGLRFGANYTYAWTRPDITGFPVKSNTQIVSLFGAYPLVLTQARRITVGGGLDIIDQDISLTGIPINEDRLRVFNLRADASWVDPASIAGRDGFSPSEPRWSLATSLEARKGASFLGASDDCGPGGAACFLPGAVPLTRVEGQPDAFLVRANALAEWRPAKLFTLSAAPRAQWANDPLLAYEEFSGGNFTVGRGFDPGTIIGDSGVALALEARYGSFVPANTESFAFQPFVFFDAAWVWNKDTAFDGLDPQKLYSAGGGVRVAYGDLARLDMTLAVPLNRGGFLAEKPDPRLLVSLTTQFGVRAR from the coding sequence ATGAGCGTTTCGGGGGATTTTGCAATTGCGATCGCACGGCCGAGGGGGGCCGCGATCCGCAGCATGTTGGCCGGTTCGGCCGGATTGATCGCCGCAGCCCTGCCTGCCGCGGCGTGGGCGCAGGCGACCCCGCAAATCCCGACGCGCGAGGAAATCCAGCGCCCGACGACCGCTCCCGCCGTCCGTCCCAACGAACAGGTTGTCGCGGTCGACGACGGTATCGAGCGCGCGCCCTGCCCGCTCGCCAACCCCGAATTCGCCAACGTCCGCTTCACACTGAGCCGCGTCGAATTTTCGAGCGTCGAGGGCATCGACGCCGCGACGCTCGCGCCAAGCTGGTCCGATCGCGTCGGGCAGGAGTTGCCGATTTCGGCGGTATGCGACATTCGCGACCGCGCCGCGACGATGCTGCGTTCGCAGGGCTATCTCGCGGCGGTCCGCGTCCCGCCGCAGACGATCGGCGACGGCGTCGTCCGGCTCGACATTCTGACCGCACGCATGTCGCGGATCGAGGTGCGCGGCGATGCCGGCGCCAATGAAAAGCTGCTTCAGCGCTATCTCTCGCGGCTCGACGACCAGCCGGTGTTCAACATCGTGGACGCCGAGCGCTATCTGCTGCTCGCGCGCGATATCCCGGGCATGGATGCGCGCCTGACATTGCGCCCCGGCACCGTGGCCGGCGAGGTCGTCGGCGAGGTCACCGTGACGCGCATGCCCTTCACTTTCGACTTCAACGCGCAGAATTTCGGGTCGCGCGACGTCGGCCGCTGGGGCGGCATCGCGCGCGCGCGCTACGCAGGTCTCACGGGCATGGGCGACCTCACGACGGTCAGCTTCTATTCGACCCCCGATTTCGACGAGCAGAAAGTCGTCCAGGTCGGCCACGAGTTCCGCGTCGGCGGCGAGGGGCTGCGCTTCGGTGCCAATTACACCTATGCGTGGACGCGCCCCGACATCACCGGCTTTCCGGTCAAGTCGAACACCCAGATTGTCAGCCTGTTTGGCGCCTATCCGCTCGTGCTGACGCAGGCGCGGCGCATCACGGTCGGCGGCGGGCTCGATATCATCGATCAGGACATCAGCCTGACCGGCATCCCGATCAACGAAGATCGCCTCCGCGTCTTCAACCTCCGTGCCGACGCAAGCTGGGTCGACCCCGCCTCGATCGCCGGGCGCGACGGTTTCAGCCCCAGCGAACCGCGCTGGTCGCTCGCCACCTCGCTCGAAGCACGCAAGGGCGCCTCCTTCCTTGGCGCCAGCGACGATTGCGGCCCCGGCGGCGCGGCGTGCTTCCTGCCCGGCGCGGTACCGCTGACCCGCGTCGAAGGACAACCCGACGCCTTCCTCGTTCGCGCCAACGCCCTCGCCGAATGGCGCCCGGCAAAGCTGTTCACGCTCTCGGCGGCGCCGCGCGCGCAATGGGCGAACGATCCCTTGCTCGCCTATGAAGAATTTTCGGGCGGCAATTTCACCGTCGGACGCGGGTTCGACCCCGGCACGATCATCGGTGACAGCGGCGTCGCGCTGGCGCTGGAAGCGCGCTACGGCTCGTTTGTCCCAGCCAACACCGAAAGCTTTGCCTTCCAGCCCTTTGTCTTCTTCGACGCCGCGTGGGTGTGGAACAAGGACACCGCCTTCGATGGGCTCGATCCCCAGAAACTCTATTCGGCCGGGGGCGGCGTGCGTGTCGCTTACGGCGATCTGGCACGGCTCGACATGACGCTGGCGGTCCCTCTCAATCGCGGGGGGTTCTTGGCCGAAAAGCCCGATCCGCGCCTGCTGGTGTCGCTGACCACCCAATTCGGCGTGAGGGCACGCTGA